ATATCTTTTGGATGGCGTGCGATCGCTTGTTTCCAGAGCAAAATATAAACGTCACAGGAAACCTGTTTTGGCAAACACCGTCAACCCCGACCTAGTCGGGGTTTTTGTCGTTGACAGGACTTAATTATTAACGCTGTTTGTAAAAGTTCGCTATGGAGTGTAGTGAAGAATCCAGCTTTTACTATATATCCTAATAATTATATCATACATCCTTTCAAATCAAAACAATGTATATATAATGACATATTAACGTTTTACGTCTTTCGGATGGTGTGAAATTGCTTTACTCAAATCAAAATACAATACAACACTGGAATAAGCTGCATAGATGAAAGCACCGCATACCCCGATGACTTCGGGGTTTTTTCTGGGCGATAACTCTCAACCACCCCAACTCTTTGAAAGTTGTCAGCATCGTTAACAGTCCTTGCGGGAAGTCCCCCAGTTCCGTTTCACTGCTGTGGGGGATGAAGTGAACAGTTTGCTATTATCATGGCACAGAAAACATTGTGCTTTGGTATTGTGAAACAAATAAAACAGGCGCTGCTTGTGCTTTGTACAGCTATCCTCATTTTTAGTTTACTAGGCTGTGACCGAATTTTCGGTCCCTCTGGTGATTTAGTGGAACGAGTCAGTGATGGCGATACTCTCGCGGTGAAAGACGCTAAGGGAGACAATTTCAATGTGCGGTTTGCATGTGTGGATGCACCGGAAATCGCGCACTCCAAAAAGGAAAAACAAAGTAAAAGTTCTCTTGCTCGCGATCAATTTGATTGGGGTGCGAAGGCGCAAGAACGAGTACAGCAACTAGTCAAACAAGGAGGCGATCGCGTGAAATTGAATATTGTTGACAGCGATCGCTACGGGCGCAAAGTGGCTGAAGTGCGTTTGTCTGATGGGACTTTTATCCAAGAAGTATTAGTCAGAGAGGGGTTAGCGCTTGTTTACCGTTCTTATTTAAACAAGTGTCCCAGTAAAGATGTTATTCAACTAGCCGAAACTGAGGCAAAAGAAAGTCGGCGAGGAGTTTGGAGTGATTCTAAATTTGTGAAGCCTTGGGAATACAGAAGTTTGTACAAGTAAGTAAATAGAACTTACGCACTGTACAAAAAGACCGGACCCGTGCATAACCTGCGCGCTCCTGAGGAAGCATTGTCTGTATCTGCAGAACAATTGCACTGCGGCTGCAAAATGTTTCAGCTATCTACAATCGACGTTCCATCTTCCGCCTGTGCATAAGTTGATTTCACTTACACCTACTTAAGAATGGGGAGCATCCCAAATGTGCAAAATGCCCATGCGCTAAGGCGCACGCTACGCGAACAGACTGGAAGTCTGGGGCTATACAAACAAAGCCTGCCTCCGCAGGCTGTAATTAGTCCGCGCAGGCGGACTTTGCCTGTGTAGCCGCGAATTCGTATCGGCTCAATAATTTGGGGTAGGCAGTGATTCAAGCTGCCACGACCAGCCCAATGGAATGAGAGAAGATTTCTCGCGAATAACTTGGGCAAGAGAGGGGATTGCTCGAATTTGAGAAATACGGTCACGCATATACTCAAAAAAGCTGATTTCTAACTTGCGAGTAGTAGCCACAAGAGACATAAAAGTATCCCAAGCTTGAGTTCCCTCAGTTGTCTGAGTTGCATAGCTAACATTACGTCGCTGCACCATAGTCCTAGCAGCTAATTCAGCAGGATTATTATGCAGGGGTAATTCCGGATGCTCTAAAACTAGAAGCAGTTCTGAAGCTTTGGCAACAGTTAATCGTTTTCGTTCATCCAACTGTTCGTAACCACTTTTTGTATCAAAAAGTTTCCAGAATTTAGACTTTAGTTCTCGTGCGACTTCTGCACTGGGAAAATCTCTGTAAGTGAGTAATTCTCGGTAATAATCCCAGAAATCATCCAAGAATTTATCAAGGGCTTGTTGATGATAAGCAACCAGTGGACTTAACTTCTTATAATGTCGTCCCTCATCTACCCAGCATAAAGCCAAATCATCAGTGAGTAACTTGAACTGAGGAGCATCATCACATACGAGAGCTTGCACCACTGGCCAATCTCTTTGCTGATGATAAAAGGCGATTGCGGCTGCTTCTAAAACACGAGTACGTTGGACAGAGCCTAATTTGGGTAGATATGTATCAAGTAGTGTATTAAAGTCTGTGCAGCTAAATACAGTTTCTTGAGGCAAGAGTTTTAGAGAATTCTTCCATTTAGTCGGTAGTTGGAAAGCCTCCAGGAGTGAGAAGGTGAGTTGGTTAAGAAGAAACTCTAGTTCTCGTCCGTTTTGTAATCCCTTCAGTACAGTTAATCTGTCTTTGTTGGGAGTTGTAAAGTAGACCGTATACAAAGGGTTACACACTACATTGGTGGTATAGTTGACTCCAGCAACACGGGCACCAGTCTGGTCAAACTGCTGCCAGGGACTGCTAGCTAGCCCAGCTTCATAGATTTCACTTTTCTCGCTTTCAAAACAAGGGTGGTTTTTGATCAACAGGTTGGACAAATGCCCTGCTGACATGGAGATGCCAATATCCTCTAAAAACTCTAACAGTTTGCCTTGGGTCATATTGCCTCCATAGTACAAACTAATCACCAAGGCTTTTATTCCCGGGCCAAATTCTCCAGAGTAACCTAGTGGTAGTTCTGCCAGATAAGTTTTTCCTTCAGACGGCGAATAGTATTTCTGTTTACGGAATAATACGTTATCGGCTGCCAGGGTGATGTCTTGAACGATTACTTCCTCGTAACCTTTGAATTGTGCATCTGCTGGCAGTCATTCTAAGGGATACTCCAGTATTTCTTCTCGGTCTATTTTTAGATGAGCATTTTTGCTGCCCTTGGAGTGGTTTTTCAGAGTCTTTCGTTCTTCTTCTGATGAGTGGTTGTTTGAGAACCCTCTCGGTTTTTTGGCTTTGATGTCTGGCTGACCCTGTTCTCCCTTGAGGCGGTTGTTTTCGTCTCTTAAGCGTTGGTTTTCTTCTCGTAACTCTTTTACTTCTGTATGTAATTGCTCTATCAGGTTCAGTAGTATCTCTACTGTTTGACGCAAGGACTCCTCTGCAATTTCCTTCGGGTTGATGGTTTGCACTAAAGTCTCTACTAACTTTTCACTCGATTGCTTTTGCGTCATCTGTCATATTCTACGACGCTATGTGTTCCTCGCTCGTTTTTTTATTTTTCTCGACTACCCCTGTTTATTGAGCCGATACCTGGCATCGACCGTGCGTTGCATTTAGTTCGTGCGAGTAGAGCAGCAGTAAAGATAATTTATAAAAAATGGCTCTTCTGGAATCATGGTGATAAGTGACGCTAATGAGAGAAGCAAGCCAGTTTATCAAGTAGTGGCTTCTGCATTCAATTTGAATATCTAGTTTTCTGAAAGTTTCAGTACATTCTATTTCCACAGGTGTAGCGAGATGACTGAAGAACAGTTGCTGCAAACAATTGACAGGGCAAACACAGAACAAGCAAGCAAACTCAACCTCAACAAAAACCAACTGAGCAGCCTGCCGGAGGTAATCGGTCAACTCCACAACCTGCGATCGCTCGACCTCAGCAACAACCAACTGAGCAGCCTGCCGGAGGTAATCGGTCAACTCCAAGACCTGCGATCGCTCGACCTCAGTTTTAACCAACTGAGGAGCCTGCCGCCGCAAATCGATAAACTTAAGAAGCTGGAATCGCTCAACCTCAGCGGCAACCCACAACTGACGAGGCTGCCGGAGAAAATCGGTAAACTCAAGAACCTGCGATCACTCAACCTCAGCAAGAACCAACTGAGCCGCCTGCCGGAGGTAATCGGTCAACTCGAGAAGCTGCAATCGCTCGACCTCAGCGCCATCGGACTGATGAGCCTGCCGCCGCAAATCGTTCAACTCAAGAAGCTGCGATCGCTCAACCTCAGCACCAACCTACTGAGCGAACTGCCGCCAGAAATCCGTCAACTCCAGAAGCTGCGATCACTCAACCTCAGCAACAACCAACTGAGCAGCCTGCCGGAGGTAATCGGTCAACTCCAAGACCTGCGATCGCCGCTCTACGTCAGTTTTAACCTACTGAGCAGCCTGCCGCCCCAAATTGATGGACTCAAGAACCTGGAATCGCTCAACCTCAGTCTTAACCAACTAAACAGCCTGCCGCCCCAAATCGGTCAACTCAAGAACCTGCAATTGCTCGACCTCAGCGACAACCCACTGAGCAGCCTGCCGCCCCAAATCGGTCAACTCGATAAGCTGGAATCGCTCGACCTCAGCGACAACAAACTGAGCAGTCTGCTGCGGGAAATCGGTGAACTTCAGAACCTGCAATTGCTCGACCTCAGCGACAACCAACTGAGCAGTCTGCCGGAGCAAATCGGTGAACTCAAGAAGTTGCGATCGCTCAACCTTAGCGGCAACCAACTGAGTAACCTGCCGCTGAAAAACAGTCAACTCGAGAACCTGCGATCGCTCGACCTCACTAATGCTAAGTTGAGTGGGGCTGACCTCACTGGTTTTAACCTCAGTAAAGCCCACCTCTGTGGGGCAGATCTCAGCGAAGCCATCCTCAATATGGCGATCTTAAAAATTCCTAAAGAAAATATTGATGATAAAACAAATTTCGGTTCAAAGTGGAAAAAGGTTTGGGAAATTCTTAACGAGGAGGGAGCAGTTGGTCAAAACTTGAGTGGTTGGGATCTCACAGAAGCCTATTTAACAGGAGCAAACTTCAGCAAAGCCGACCTCAGTAGGGCAGATCTCAGGGGGTCCAACTTAACAGAAGCAAACTTCAGCGAAGCCAACCTCAGTGGGGCAGATCTCCGTAAGTCCGACTTAACAGGAGCTTTGTTTGTCAAAACAACAATTGAGGATACCAACTTGGAGTATTGCAGAATCTATGGTATTTCAGTTTGGAATCTGAAAGGAGAACCGAAAAACCAAAAAAGTCTAATTGTCACCTCTGTAGATATCAAAAATCAAATTACAGTAGACGATATTGAAGTTGCACAATTTATCTATCTATTACTTGAAAATAAAAAAATCAGAAATATAATCCACGCAGCGACTACAAAAGTTGTTCTTATTCTGGGTAGATTTTTACCAGAACGCAAAGAGATACTGGATGCCCTTAAGGACGAACTCAGAGAAAAACATGGCTACATTCCTGTAATATTCGACTTTGTTAAATCTGATAACAGAGGTTTCAATGAGACAGTTAATGCTATTGCTCATCTGGCTCGTTTTGTCATTGCTGACTTAACAAGTCCTAGGATAGTTCCCCAAGAAATACAAATACTAATTCCATCTATTCCCTCACTTCCGGTTCAACTAATCTTACAAAAAGGTGAGCGTTCTCTCAGTACCAATTCAGACTTGGTAAATTACGGGAACTTATTAAAACAGTACAAATATTTAAACAAGACAGAACTATTATCCTCAATAAAATCTAAAATCATCGATCCTGCGAACAAATTAGCCGATAAGTTGATAAGGAAAAGAGTTAAAGAATAAAATAAGGATAAGAAAGACGATGAAAAATTACAACTAGTAGAAAAACAAAAAACTATTAAAGAGACAGCAAAAAAAATTATAGATACGGTTATAGTGACAAGAGAATACAAACCTGATTCAACCGAAGCCGAGCTAGAAGAAAAAGTAATTCAGTTAGTTAATAGTGTGCTATCAACAGAGAAAAAAGAATTTGTGAAAGCTTTGCAAGCACTAGATGTAGTATCAGAGAAAGAACTTCGTCAAGTCTTTAGTAAAACTGTCGCTCCAAAAATAGGTAAACCAGATAAACGTAACATCCATTTATGCGTGAAAATTGTCAAAGGATGGATAAATGAAAAGCAGTAAGCTCTAATGATTAATTTGATTGCCCCATCTGTAGCTCTATAGTGTTATGGAGCTTCTATCTATAACAAACAATTCTTGGCTGAACGTAAGCTCACAGTAGAACACAATGAAAATAATCCATTAAAACAGTGAACAGTGAACAGTGACCAGGCGTATGGTGGGGGATTTAAACCCGCCACCAACGCTTTCCACCAATTGGTGTGGTGTTTCCCCCTGCGGATGAAACTGATAACTGATAACTAATAACTGATAACTGATAACTGTTAAAAACTATGCCCAGACGTGCTCTTGTAGTTGGAATTAATAGCTACGATTCCTTTGGCAAACTAAATGGATGTGTAGCTGATGCTGAAGCAATGGGCAAATTGCTTCAGCGCAATCAAGATGGTAGTCCCAATTATGAATGTCGGATTTTGCTTGACAGTATGGAGAACGGTAAACCAATTACACGGGTTAAACTACGAGAAGTCTGTCAAAAACTATTTTCCAGCGATTTTAGAGGAGACATTCTGTTCTACTTTTCTGGGCATGGCTATCTGTCTTCGTTCTTGGGTGGGTATCTCTGCTCCTCCGATGCCACTAAAGATGACTGGGGCGTTCCGATGGAAGAAATCGTCAATATGGCATCCCACTCTCAAGCTAGTGATATTCTCATCATCTTGGATTGCTGCCACAGTGGCGACATTGCAAACCCTGCTCTCTTAAAATCGGGGAATAACTCAAACCCACTTGCGGTTCTGCGAGAAGATATGACCGTTCTTGCCGCCTCCCGCGATACTCAAGTCTCAATCGAATCGGGTGGACGGGGTTTATTTACCAGTGCCATCTGTGACGCCCTAGAGGGAGGTGCAGCTGACCACATGGGATGGGTGACTGCTGCATCGGTTTACTCCTATGTCGAACGCAGATTTGGCTCCTGGGATCAACGTCCCATTTACAAATCCTACGCCACAAAAGTAACAGTGCTCCGCCAATGTGCCCCTCTGATCGAGCGCATTAAACTATACAAGCTCCTGGAATTATTTCCAGAACAAACTTACCAGTATCCGCTCGATCCGGAACACGAACCGGAAGATGAAAATGGGAATTTGCATGAACCTGTGAATCACGAGAAAGTTGCGATCGCAAAATTATTCAAAGAATATCGAGATAGCGGACTCCTCAAAGCTTCAATACCGGGAGAGCAGCTTTACTGGACTGCTCGCAGAAGCCATACCGTAGAACTGACAGCACGAGGACGAGAATACTGGTGGCTGATAAAGAACCACAAGATCTAACCCCGCTTGCCATCGGAGCCGACTAGGTTTATGCTTTCATTTGCTAAATCGAACCGAGAATGCCAGTCTATTGCCACACCTAGCTTCTGATGAAGCATCCTAATACTGACAATACCATAAATCATCCAATTATCAATTCATTCTTTGATAAGGATGCAACAATATGTTATGTGTAAGCATTACTGTTTCTGCTCAATAATCCTTAATACTTTATCTGCCCAATTCCTGTCACTGTCTTTTTCTGCTTCAGATAGCTTAGAGTACGGAGTATCGATTTGCTGACGCCATCGTTCGATGTTTTCAGGGGTTAAATTGTCGAGCAGGTAGCGTGTCCAATGTGCCCACTGCTGGTGTTCTAGTTCAGCAAGTTGTTCTCTAAGATCCATAAATCGAGTAATCAGAACTGAGTTTAGAATCGTAAGACTTACTTTTAAAGAAAGTAGTTGCTCTATTTAATGATTCCTCAAAGACTGAGAAGAGAGTAGATGAACAACCCAAAATATTGAATCGCAAAAATAGTCGGAATGAATTTCTCAACAAACCTTAAGCGTGTATGTTTTTTCTTTTTTCCTTGTCCCCTCTTTTTTCTTGGTGGCTCTTCAAGATTTGCCATCCTCAAGTGTAACAGGGAAAAGGTAATTCTTGCTTCATTTTATTAATAACCTGGTAAGTAGGTGGACAAAAATATTTACAGTCATTTATGAATCATCTGTGGCAGCCGCCGCAGAGTAGTCCGGCACTAGACGACATCAACTCTTGCTTTCCCCCTATCTAGAAGGGCACTAGACGCATCCTAGTTAAGAATTGCTACCACTAAGTTTTCTTCATTTTGTGCCTCCTGGATCGGAGTTGCACACTCGGCGTAGTATGTTCGTAGGGCATATTTTGAATTTTGAATTTTGAATTATTTATGTCACCCTACCTTGCAGCGATTTCTATTTACCCGATAAAATCTCTCGACAGAGTTGATGTAAATCAAGCAAAAATTCTTGAAAGCGGCGCACTTCAGCATGACCGAGAATTTGCCATATTTGATGAGCAAGGTCATTTTGTCAATGGAAAGCGCAATGCCAAGGTTCACTTGCTGCGTTCAAGGTTTGATGCTGAATTCAAAACACTCTCGCTACACATTCAAGGGACTGACCAAAAAGCTATTTTTCACGTTGATAATGAGCAAATCCTGCTGGAAGCCTGGTTAAGCGATTACTTTGGCTTTGCAGTTAAATTTGTGCAAAACACGATAACTGGCTTTCCAGACGATACTAATGCTAAAGGACCCACTGTGATAAGCACAGGCACAATTGAAGAAGTCGCTTCCTGGTATCCTGAAATCAGTGTCGATGAAATGCGACTCCGCCTACGAGCAAATATAGAGATTGGTGGAGTCCCACCGTTTTGGGAAGACCAATTATTTACTGAAGCTGGGGGTTTTGTTCAATTTCAAGTGGGAGAAGTCTTGTTTGAAGGGATAAATCCTTGTCAGCGTTGCGTTGTTCCCGCAAGAGATTCTCAGACAGGGAAACTAACAACCAATTTTCAGAAGATATTTGTGAGTAGGCGTAAGGAGTCTCTACCACCTTGGACAACGCCAACCCGCTTTAATCATTTCTTCAGGTTAAGCGTGAATACAAATATACCTGCATCAGAAGCAGGAAAAGTTTTAAATAAAGGTGATGAGCTCAGAATTCTTGGTATCAGCGAAAGCGACCAAAGCTAGAGCTTTGAAGAAAGGTATATTTAAAAACCTCATTTTTCACAGATATTTCTGAATTTAATAATAAGTTTGGTTAAAGAAACATAAACCTCTTTCCGAAGATAAAAGTATATCGGTATGATGACTGACGCAGTACACTCGTAACTTAGACAACTAGTATGCAAGTCATTCACCAAATGTACTCATGGCATGACAAAATCGAGAGATTAACAAACTTGTATATGCACAAACACGATGTAGAGGTTACGCTGTGAGTACATTCCTATCTAGTGTAGCTGTCTTACTCTCGACTTTGGCTTTATTATGTAGTGGCTATACGGCTTACCAAGTTTTTACTCTGCAACAAACGCTGAATGTTGCTAATCCTGGTAGCAGTAGCGTCACCACTTCTACCCAAAAGGCTTCCAGTGTAGAAGAAACCAGTACTGCTCCTCCTAACATCTCGCCTAATCCACTGGAAACGTCTTCATCTGCGGATAAAACGGCACAATCCACAACCGACACTGAAACCACTTCTTCAAAGCCACAATCAGCCGCGGCTAGTACTGCTATTAAACCTGGTCAATTTGTACAGCCTGCTTTTGGTAAAAAGGTACAAGTGGAGTTACTTTCGGTAAAGCGGATTAAAGATCCAGAAACTGCCAATCGTGATGTGGTGAATGTGCAGATGCGTATCCGTCGTCTTGCTTCGGATGGAGTTGGTGGCAGTGACATTATATCGGTTGGTAGTACAACAGCCCGTAATCCTGATACGAGCGAAACCTATAAAACTGTTAACTTGCAGCGCTCAACGGGTAGTGTTGGTCTATCTTCTTTGCGTCCCAATGCCTCAGCTGATGCCTATGTTTGGTTAAGGATTCCCGAGGGTGTTAACAGTTTAGACGTGTTTGTGCCAGATACAGCAGCGTTTAATAATGTGCCAATTTCTAATTAGTCCTGAGTTTTGAGTGATGAGTGCTGAGTAGTCACAGGAACTGACTCAGGACTTTTTACAACTTACTCCCGTACTTAGGGCAGAAGTGATGACCTCATCGAATAGCAGTATTCTCTTCTGGAGGCAAACTGTCTGTACCCAGCGCGTTGGAAGGCGCAGATCATCGGTGCATTATTAACATCAGCATCACTACGGATGCGTACAGCACCGTTGGACTTCACACTCAGGGTTCCCTGCTGTAGCAAATCGTTGATGCGTTTAAAGCCTGGTAAACTACCCTATTTTCAGAAGGGTCTACGTGCTATGTCTCTTATCCAGTCTCCTTTGTAGCTTCTTTGTCACCCCGTCAGGTAGTCTATTTAAATGCAGACGGCTGTAACAAGAGTAAGTCCATTTTTATTCAGACGTAAAGACGCGCTATTTGAAGCGTCTCTATACAAGATCCAAACACAACTGCCGAAAATGGTCGCCCCGTTGTTCAAAATTGGCGTATTGGTCGAAACTGGCACAAGCAGGAGAGAGGAGCACCACAGGCGCTTGATACTGTTTTGCCAATTCCGCTGACCTGGGAACAGCCTTCTCCATTGTTTCTACAATTTCGTAACTGTGATAGCCTACTTCTTGCAGGCGTTTAGCAAATGCAGGTGCAGCACTACCAATCAGTAATACAGAAGCGGCTTTGTCTTTAATTTTTGTCATCCAGCCATTATCATCACCGGCTTTGGCTTCGCCACCAGCAATTAAAATGACTGGACTTTTAACGGATACTAACCCAACTTCAGCTGCATCGTAGTTCGTCGCTTTGCTGTCGTTGATAAAATCAATGCCTTCCCAGGTACAAATGTGTTCTAAACGATGGGAAACACCAGGGAATTCACTGATGGCGCGGGAAATTGCATCTTGATCAATTCCCGCTAAACGTGCGGCTGCAACAGATACCAGCAGATTTTGCAGGTTGTGTTCTCCTACCATCCGCAAAGCAGAAACTTCTACAATGCATTCATCTTGTAGAGACGCGCCACCTCTCGTCTCTACAACCCAACCATCTTCAATGTAATAGCCTTTATCACCTATCAAACCATCTTTACCTTTAACGCTTGTCCAATAGGCATCAGACCAATCTCTTACACCCACTTTCCTTAAATATGGGTCGTCACCGTTGAAAACTTGCAACTGAGACTGACGCAGCAGGTGCGCTTTAATGTTGTAGTAGTTCTCTATAGTTTTATGGCGACTGAGGTGATCTGGTGTGAAAGTTGTCCACACGCCGATGTGAGGCGCAACAGAGGAAGATGATTCTATTTGATAGCTGCTCATTTCTGCAATGACCCAGTCTATTTGGGTATGGCCAGATGAGGGAGATGAGACAGATGAAGCGAATGAGGACGTATTTTCCTCCCCTTGTCCCTTATCCAAAGAAAGCGCAACTTCGCAAGCAGCGTAGCCAATGTTACCGCAGGCGGGAGCGTGAAATCCTGCTTGTTGAAAAATCGCGGCAATTAAGGATGTGGTAGTGGTTTTACCATTTGTGCCAGTAATGGCTACCCAGGGTACTGATTGCAAATGTCGCCAAGCGAGTTCCATTTCCCCAATGGTTTCAATGCCCAATTCTCGTGCCTTATTTAATACACCTATATCCCAAGGTACGCCGGGACTAACAACTATCAGTTGGGGTAAATCTGAATCATGGAGTTGCAGGGAATACCCCAATTTAACGGTTATTTGTTCTGCGGCAAGTTCTTGTTGTTGCTTCAGGAAGTTTTCGGAGGTGTTGCGATCGCCGATCTCCACCTCCCAACCTTCCTGTTTCAACAATCTCGCCGCAGCAATACCGGACTTTCCTAATCCAATGACGTGGGCTTTGGGCATAGACTGTGGCAGAGGTCCCTGGTTAAGCACTCATATCGTAGCGTTTATTTGCTAAAATCACACAACTTTTTCACAAATGCTACAAATTTTTGACTATTGTACCAAAATCCGCTAACACACGGGTATGATTGCGAACTAATCCGAGCAAATTTAACCTATTACGTTTGATTTCTGGATTAGGGTCCATGACTAAAACACTTTCTGGACCGTCAAAAAAGTTGCTGACGGTGGGGGTAATTTGCAAGAGTGCTGTTACTAACTGCCGATAGTTTCTTGATTGTTGTGCAGCTTGAGTTTGTGGGACTAAATCCACCATGGCATTGTAAAAAGCTTCCTCTGAAGGTTTTTGAAAGAGGGAAGTGCGAACTACAGATGTTGGATCAAGTTGTTTTGTATCCAAATCTCCTTGAGCTGCTAAACGGGTGGAACGGTTGACGGTTTCGTAGATGTTATCTAAAGTACCATCATTGCGGATTTGTTGGAGGAAGGTTGCGCGATCGCGCACATCTAATAAATCCTGTAACGCCCTTTGTGCATATTCTGGGTC
The sequence above is a segment of the Mastigocladopsis repens PCC 10914 genome. Coding sequences within it:
- a CDS encoding thermonuclease family protein; translation: MAQKTLCFGIVKQIKQALLVLCTAILIFSLLGCDRIFGPSGDLVERVSDGDTLAVKDAKGDNFNVRFACVDAPEIAHSKKEKQSKSSLARDQFDWGAKAQERVQQLVKQGGDRVKLNIVDSDRYGRKVAEVRLSDGTFIQEVLVREGLALVYRSYLNKCPSKDVIQLAETEAKESRRGVWSDSKFVKPWEYRSLYK
- a CDS encoding transposase, whose protein sequence is MTQGKLLEFLEDIGISMSAGHLSNLLIKNHPCFESEKSEIYEAGLASSPWQQFDQTGARVAGVNYTTNVVCNPLYTVYFTTPNKDRLTVLKGLQNGRELEFLLNQLTFSLLEAFQLPTKWKNSLKLLPQETVFSCTDFNTLLDTYLPKLGSVQRTRVLEAAAIAFYHQQRDWPVVQALVCDDAPQFKLLTDDLALCWVDEGRHYKKLSPLVAYHQQALDKFLDDFWDYYRELLTYRDFPSAEVARELKSKFWKLFDTKSGYEQLDERKRLTVAKASELLLVLEHPELPLHNNPAELAARTMVQRRNVSYATQTTEGTQAWDTFMSLVATTRKLEISFFEYMRDRISQIRAIPSLAQVIREKSSLIPLGWSWQLESLPTPNY
- a CDS encoding leucine-rich repeat domain-containing protein; translated protein: MTEEQLLQTIDRANTEQASKLNLNKNQLSSLPEVIGQLHNLRSLDLSNNQLSSLPEVIGQLQDLRSLDLSFNQLRSLPPQIDKLKKLESLNLSGNPQLTRLPEKIGKLKNLRSLNLSKNQLSRLPEVIGQLEKLQSLDLSAIGLMSLPPQIVQLKKLRSLNLSTNLLSELPPEIRQLQKLRSLNLSNNQLSSLPEVIGQLQDLRSPLYVSFNLLSSLPPQIDGLKNLESLNLSLNQLNSLPPQIGQLKNLQLLDLSDNPLSSLPPQIGQLDKLESLDLSDNKLSSLLREIGELQNLQLLDLSDNQLSSLPEQIGELKKLRSLNLSGNQLSNLPLKNSQLENLRSLDLTNAKLSGADLTGFNLSKAHLCGADLSEAILNMAILKIPKENIDDKTNFGSKWKKVWEILNEEGAVGQNLSGWDLTEAYLTGANFSKADLSRADLRGSNLTEANFSEANLSGADLRKSDLTGALFVKTTIEDTNLEYCRIYGISVWNLKGEPKNQKSLIVTSVDIKNQITVDDIEVAQFIYLLLENKKIRNIIHAATTKVVLILGRFLPERKEILDALKDELREKHGYIPVIFDFVKSDNRGFNETVNAIAHLARFVIADLTSPRIVPQEIQILIPSIPSLPVQLILQKGERSLSTNSDLVNYGNLLKQYKYLNKTELLSSIKSKIIDPANKLADKLIRKRVKE
- a CDS encoding caspase family protein, with the protein product MPRRALVVGINSYDSFGKLNGCVADAEAMGKLLQRNQDGSPNYECRILLDSMENGKPITRVKLREVCQKLFSSDFRGDILFYFSGHGYLSSFLGGYLCSSDATKDDWGVPMEEIVNMASHSQASDILIILDCCHSGDIANPALLKSGNNSNPLAVLREDMTVLAASRDTQVSIESGGRGLFTSAICDALEGGAADHMGWVTAASVYSYVERRFGSWDQRPIYKSYATKVTVLRQCAPLIERIKLYKLLELFPEQTYQYPLDPEHEPEDENGNLHEPVNHEKVAIAKLFKEYRDSGLLKASIPGEQLYWTARRSHTVELTARGREYWWLIKNHKI
- a CDS encoding MOSC domain-containing protein, which produces MSPYLAAISIYPIKSLDRVDVNQAKILESGALQHDREFAIFDEQGHFVNGKRNAKVHLLRSRFDAEFKTLSLHIQGTDQKAIFHVDNEQILLEAWLSDYFGFAVKFVQNTITGFPDDTNAKGPTVISTGTIEEVASWYPEISVDEMRLRLRANIEIGGVPPFWEDQLFTEAGGFVQFQVGEVLFEGINPCQRCVVPARDSQTGKLTTNFQKIFVSRRKESLPPWTTPTRFNHFFRLSVNTNIPASEAGKVLNKGDELRILGISESDQS
- the murD gene encoding UDP-N-acetylmuramoyl-L-alanine--D-glutamate ligase, with amino-acid sequence MPKAHVIGLGKSGIAAARLLKQEGWEVEIGDRNTSENFLKQQQELAAEQITVKLGYSLQLHDSDLPQLIVVSPGVPWDIGVLNKARELGIETIGEMELAWRHLQSVPWVAITGTNGKTTTTSLIAAIFQQAGFHAPACGNIGYAACEVALSLDKGQGEENTSSFASSVSSPSSGHTQIDWVIAEMSSYQIESSSSVAPHIGVWTTFTPDHLSRHKTIENYYNIKAHLLRQSQLQVFNGDDPYLRKVGVRDWSDAYWTSVKGKDGLIGDKGYYIEDGWVVETRGGASLQDECIVEVSALRMVGEHNLQNLLVSVAAARLAGIDQDAISRAISEFPGVSHRLEHICTWEGIDFINDSKATNYDAAEVGLVSVKSPVILIAGGEAKAGDDNGWMTKIKDKAASVLLIGSAAPAFAKRLQEVGYHSYEIVETMEKAVPRSAELAKQYQAPVVLLSPACASFDQYANFEQRGDHFRQLCLDLV